The window TGCCGTCATGGCGCGCACCGACCTTCCCGTACACGTCTGGCCGGCGGGGCATATCCTGATGCCCGTGCTGCTCATCTGGGCGTGCTGGTACGAGCGGCGTGACTGGCTCTGGTGGCTGGTCCCCGCGCAACTCGTCGGCGCCTTCGGCATCGCCGCCACGTGGCAGCACCGGCCGGTCGACATCCTGTTCGGCAGTCTGCTGGCCGTCGTTGCGGGGCTGTGGTTCGGGGTGGCGCGTCCGGCCGCGGCCTAACGGCCGCTCGCACCATCGTGTCCGGACCGGCGCGCGCGGCCCGCCGCCGGCGTGCTGCCCGGGGCGAAGATCAGCTGGACGACGACTTGACGCACAGCCGCAGCGTGCGGTCCACGCGTACGATGTGATTGAGGAGCCAGTGCTGCAGGGAGGTCAGCAGCAGCTGCGCGTCGTGCTGGTCGTAGCCGTGCTGGGCGTGAAACCGTCGGTGTTCGCCCAGGAGTTGCAGAAGCCCCGCATGTTGCTGCTTGTTGACCTGGGCTGCCGGGCACCGATGCCGCTCCATGCACCCTTCCTCGAACACGAAGTGATCGCGGCAATACCGGTCGAGATATCCAAGCAGGCGCAGGTACTCCGTCGACCCCTCGTGCTGCTCGATGGCGGCGGACAGCGCCGCCACCGCCCTGAAGAGCGATTTGTGCTGGTCATCGATCTGCGGGACGCCAGTCGCGAAGGAGTCATTCCACTGCATTCGACGAATGCTAGCGGCAACGCAAAACGGCGGTATCCCGGTTTGTGCGTACACGTTTCCCCGACAGGTATCTCCTACGTGAGAAGCGTGGCGTGACACCGAGTGACTGGTCAGGCACAGACGTGACGCGGGCCGCGCTCGCGCGCGGCCCGCGTCGTCGTCCGGAGGAGGATGGCTACGGTATGGCCTTGGGTCGCGGGAACTTCGGTGTCATGCCGAGGTTCGCCATCGAGAAGGCGTACTGGTCGGCCGTCACCTCGAGCGCCTTCGTGAGCGATGAACTGCCATGGCCACTCGACGTTTCGACGCGGATCAGGACGGGATTCGGACCGCGGTGCGCCTGCTGCAGCCGGGCGGCGAACTTGAACGAATGCGCCGGCACGACGCGGTCGTCGTGATCGGCCGTCGTCACGAGCGTGGCCGGATACGACACCCCATCCTTGAGGTTCTGCAGCGGCGAGTACTTGATGAGGTACTTGAAGTCCTCGGCGTTGTCGCTGGAACCGTAGTCAGCGACCCAGTTCCAGCCGATCGTGAATTTCTGGAAGCGCAGCATGTCCATCACGCCGACGGCGGGGAGCGCGACCCTGAAGAGGTCCGGGCGCTGCGTCATGATGGCGCCCACGAGCAGGCCGCCGTTGGAGCCGCCCTGCATCACGAGGCGGTCTTTATTGGTGTACTTGTTGGCGATCAGCCACTCGCCGGCCGCGATGAAGTCGTCGAAGACGTTCTGCTTGTTCCCCTTCATGCCGGCCTGGTGCCACGCCTCGCCGTACTCACCGCCGCCGCGCATGTTGACCGAGGC of the Gemmatimonadaceae bacterium genome contains:
- a CDS encoding hemerythrin family protein, giving the protein MQWNDSFATGVPQIDDQHKSLFRAVAALSAAIEQHEGSTEYLRLLGYLDRYCRDHFVFEEGCMERHRCPAAQVNKQQHAGLLQLLGEHRRFHAQHGYDQHDAQLLLTSLQHWLLNHIVRVDRTLRLCVKSSSS